In the Candidozyma auris chromosome 5, complete sequence genome, ATGTTCAATTTTGAGgagaaggacaagaatATGATGCACAGCTTGAACAAGCGcaagctgaagaaaaaaaaggataCGAAAGCTCTGAGTAAGGCAAAGCAATCTGATCTGGAACATTCGAGTGACGAACTGAGCGATCCTGATCTCCATGACTACTACCAGGATGATAAGATGATCAAGTCTTATATGTACTTCCTTGAGAGCTACGGCAACAGCGATCCCAAAAAGCCCAAAGCACTGCGCATGCAGCATACAAGCAGTTATCGGGCCCCTCGAGGTACACCAACAGTAAAAGAAGGTTCGTCATCGGCACTCCAGGCATCGAATGGTTCAAATCGTTGGAACGGGCTGACTTTGGATAGCATCTACGAATCAACCTACGCTTTAGGCGCTGAAGCGTCCACATACAGCGAGCCCCAAAGCCGCAAAGGTGTTTTGGGGATGATTAAtcaattttcaaaacagCAAGCAGGAAGGTAAGGATCAGTTCTTCATGAACCCCACGGTCCAGCACTGCAGGTAAGTGTGAGGATCGATGGGCAGCGAAATGTTGATAGTATGGAGTGGCCTGCACACACACGCAACACTCttttttgagaagagcaTCGCTTAATAGAAATACATAGTTACAAAGTACATCGAGTTCGTCATGGCCGGCTCCCAGCTCAAGCAATTAAAAGCCGCCTTGAAGGCAAAAGGACTCGTTGGTCAGACCAAcgtgaaaaagaagaataaaaagAGCGCTCCATCAGAGACAAGAAAGGAtcaggaagaaaagaaaagggcTCTTGGCCAGATCCACGACGACTTCAACCTCTTCGATAACAAAATAAATCGTGCCAAACACGACTATACTATTATTCAAGGTGGAAAATTTGTCAAGGCAGGTTCCAAACAGCATAATGACGTCGCTAAGTCGAAATCGGGCTTGGAAAAGGCATTGAAAATGAACTACGAAGCggacaagaagcttcgtGGCCGCGCAGGTGGACTCGTAGATCGAAGATTTGGtgagaaaaacaagaatttgacAGAGGAGGAGAAAATGTTGGAGAGGTTTACCAGAGAAAGACAGGCGTCgctgaaaaaaaatatgTTTTCCTTGGAGAGTGATGACGAATACGACGATGACGGTCTTGCGCTTACGCATTCAGGTAAAGCACTTTCGTTCGAGCAGGATTTTGATGAGGGTGATTTAGGTGTTTCAGACAAACGTTACGTCGATGAAGATAGCGAGCagccaccaaagaagaagtccaaAAAGGATGTTATGGCTGAGATCATTGCAAAGTCTAAGTATTACAAAAAACAGAGGCAGATGGAGTTTCAGAAAACTCAGGATGAAATCATGGACTTGGATGACgagtttggtgatgttctTCTGGAAATGAATAAGCAGAAGGCGGCCAATAACGCTTTCAAGCAGAAGTCGCA is a window encoding:
- a CDS encoding snoRNA-binding rRNA-processing protein NOP14, giving the protein MAGSQLKQLKAALKAKGLVGQTNVKKKNKKSAPSETRKDQEEKKRALGQIHDDFNLFDNKINRAKHDYTIIQGGKFVKAGSKQHNDVAKSKSGLEKALKMNYEADKKLRGRAGGLVDRRFGEKNKNLTEEEKMLERFTRERQASSKKNMFSLESDDEYDDDGLALTHSGKALSFEQDFDEGDLGVSDKRYVDEDSEQPPKKKSKKDVMAEIIAKSKYYKKQRQMEFQKTQDEIMDLDDEFGDVLSEMNKQKAANNAFKQKSQQDIEYDQKIRELTYDRRAVPAVRTKTEEELTAEHEENEEA